One Flagellimonas sp. CMM7 genomic region harbors:
- a CDS encoding DUF4258 domain-containing protein: MAFLKRLGWYLVGLSIGIVFLVFFLKKKSEETGTEFCYFPNCRVLKDMRSKPLVFSEDMGTTTNDSLLVKSFLEDGDIDFGKSDTKAKPCKIYYISNTVEGKDWVLLAKNCTDKVMIEKIMH, translated from the coding sequence ATGGCATTTTTAAAACGCTTGGGATGGTACCTTGTTGGACTGTCTATTGGAATTGTATTTCTTGTTTTCTTCCTTAAAAAGAAATCTGAGGAAACTGGAACAGAGTTTTGCTATTTCCCCAATTGTAGGGTTCTAAAAGATATGAGGTCCAAACCTCTTGTTTTTTCTGAAGATATGGGAACCACGACCAACGATTCACTCCTAGTAAAATCTTTCTTAGAAGATGGGGATATCGATTTTGGCAAAAGCGACACCAAAGCCAAACCTTGTAAAATTTATTATATCTCCAATACGGTAGAGGGAAAAGATTGGGTACTGTTGGCAAAAAACTGTACAGACAAAGTGATGATTGAAAAAATCATGCATTAA
- a CDS encoding Imm74 family immunity protein, with protein MKITGTKSYIVIETEGKTLKIEGELTTTPAFYADKKSIQNWEKPNESIKITEEEKETLIEKILIESNKDGNVKIIFE; from the coding sequence ATGAAAATTACTGGCACAAAATCATATATTGTTATAGAAACAGAAGGCAAAACCCTGAAAATTGAGGGTGAACTTACTACTACACCAGCTTTTTATGCGGACAAGAAGTCTATCCAAAATTGGGAAAAACCAAACGAAAGTATAAAAATAACCGAGGAAGAGAAGGAAACCTTAATCGAGAAAATCCTTATCGAAAGTAATAAAGATGGAAATGTAAAAATCATCTTTGAGTAA
- a CDS encoding T9SS type A sorting domain-containing protein has translation MKIKLYLSFICIMLTANGFCQQENSNSQNSDRVHEIDSLIYSNVLTNRKSRQLFKEVKSYAENGDSEALCLLGVFYKDGIGTPLNFNKARRQFIKAYSSGSDKGAYSLGYLYLKGLGNIKQDYLKAIEWFQKSDYPMARHWLAKMYYFGYGVHKDKARAMELLKDNLIYNSEVLLEQFDKNDEDGNENTKRDNLPREIESNPERGSYESESILAIPPSNIEGVWKGYLMEMDWSGKSMIRSFPVGFSVGKIEDSYGAVKTNVEINETSIESGGIWKDGTLTLFDSQISIEKQYTDHPDLKILNYDLLSISFTEKNIDETTYLIGNLESQILQWSEPGPPMILVLTKEDIQLSDEALASFAEQDESFIKLYPNPFVNDLLIHYELGSDSNVEVKLLDYYGGTSVEIVTNSFLKSGQHTHTLSNNTLKAGLYVIQVRVNGQTHSKLVIKK, from the coding sequence ATGAAAATAAAACTATACTTAAGTTTCATTTGTATAATGCTAACCGCTAATGGTTTTTGCCAACAAGAGAATTCAAACTCACAAAATTCTGATAGAGTCCACGAGATAGACTCCTTAATTTATAGTAATGTACTCACAAACAGAAAATCCAGACAACTTTTCAAAGAAGTAAAGTCTTATGCAGAGAATGGAGATTCGGAAGCATTATGTTTGTTGGGGGTCTTTTACAAAGATGGTATTGGGACACCGTTGAATTTCAACAAAGCACGACGACAATTTATAAAAGCCTATTCTTCTGGAAGTGATAAAGGAGCTTATAGTCTTGGGTATCTTTATCTCAAAGGCCTTGGGAATATCAAACAGGACTATCTAAAAGCAATTGAATGGTTCCAAAAAAGTGATTATCCCATGGCAAGGCATTGGCTCGCCAAAATGTACTATTTCGGGTATGGGGTTCATAAGGACAAGGCAAGAGCGATGGAACTTCTCAAGGACAATCTAATTTATAACAGCGAAGTCTTGTTGGAACAATTCGACAAAAATGATGAAGACGGTAATGAAAATACGAAAAGAGATAATCTTCCAAGAGAAATAGAAAGCAATCCAGAACGGGGTTCCTATGAATCAGAATCCATTTTAGCCATTCCACCTTCCAATATTGAAGGAGTCTGGAAAGGTTATCTCATGGAAATGGATTGGTCTGGCAAGTCAATGATAAGGAGTTTTCCTGTTGGTTTCTCTGTGGGCAAAATAGAAGATTCGTACGGCGCTGTTAAAACCAATGTTGAAATCAACGAAACCTCAATTGAAAGTGGAGGAATTTGGAAAGATGGTACACTTACCCTTTTTGACAGCCAAATCAGTATTGAAAAACAATACACTGACCATCCAGACCTTAAGATTCTTAATTATGATCTATTATCGATTTCATTTACTGAAAAAAACATTGACGAAACCACTTATCTCATAGGAAATCTGGAATCCCAAATTTTGCAATGGTCGGAGCCTGGACCACCAATGATTTTGGTTCTTACCAAGGAAGATATTCAACTCTCCGATGAAGCCTTGGCTTCTTTTGCAGAACAAGATGAGAGCTTTATAAAACTATACCCAAATCCCTTTGTGAACGATTTACTAATTCATTATGAGCTGGGTTCTGATTCCAATGTTGAAGTGAAGCTGTTGGATTATTATGGCGGAACAAGCGTTGAAATAGTGACTAACTCATTCTTAAAGTCTGGTCAACATACCCATACCCTGTCAAACAATACGCTAAAGGCTGGCCTTTACGTCATACAGGTGCGCGTAAACGGACAGACTCATTCCAAATTGGTCATCAAAAAATAA
- a CDS encoding alanine dehydrogenase — translation MNQPSSPFSKQQLLPQEETLEILKQKGELFIGLPKENQYQEKRICLTPDAVNAITAHGHRVLIESGAGDGANFSDADYTNAGGEITRDTKKVFSCPLILKVEPPTLSEIDLLNPQTIIISALQIKTQSKQYFEAMAKKRLTAIAFEYIRDEDGKYPAVRSLSEIAGISSILIAAELMATTNKGNGLMFGNISGVPPVEVVIIGAGTVGEFAARSALGLGANIKIFDNSITKLRNIQTNLNQTVYTSTIQPKNLLKSLKRCDVAIGATRGQDRSPIVVSSTMVENMKKGAVVIDVSIDMGGCFETSEVTSHDKPTVEKFDVIHYGVPNIPSRYPRTSSISISNIFTPYLLKIGEDGGLEHSLRFDKGLRNGLYMYHGILTNKSVGDWFGLTYNDINFLIF, via the coding sequence ATGAATCAACCATCTTCCCCTTTTAGTAAACAACAACTCTTACCCCAAGAAGAAACCTTAGAGATTCTAAAACAAAAAGGAGAACTTTTTATTGGCCTTCCCAAAGAAAATCAGTATCAAGAGAAGCGCATATGCCTTACCCCGGATGCCGTTAATGCGATTACTGCGCATGGACATCGGGTGTTGATTGAATCTGGTGCTGGAGATGGCGCCAATTTTTCAGATGCAGATTACACCAACGCAGGTGGAGAGATAACCCGAGATACCAAAAAAGTATTTTCATGTCCGCTAATTCTCAAGGTGGAACCTCCTACGCTATCAGAAATTGATTTGCTCAACCCGCAGACCATAATCATTTCTGCACTTCAGATTAAAACACAGTCCAAACAGTACTTTGAGGCCATGGCCAAAAAAAGACTGACTGCAATTGCTTTTGAATACATAAGAGATGAGGATGGAAAATATCCTGCTGTACGATCACTGAGTGAAATTGCTGGTATTTCTTCTATCTTAATAGCAGCAGAATTAATGGCGACTACCAATAAGGGCAATGGCTTAATGTTTGGTAATATAAGTGGTGTTCCTCCAGTTGAAGTGGTGATTATTGGAGCTGGTACTGTTGGCGAATTTGCGGCGCGCTCTGCCCTTGGACTTGGGGCAAATATTAAGATATTTGACAATTCCATAACCAAGCTTCGGAATATTCAGACCAACCTTAACCAAACCGTATACACCTCCACCATTCAACCCAAAAATCTTTTGAAGTCTCTTAAGCGCTGTGATGTTGCCATTGGTGCCACCCGGGGACAAGACCGCTCCCCTATTGTAGTCTCTAGTACCATGGTGGAAAATATGAAGAAAGGTGCAGTAGTTATTGATGTAAGTATTGATATGGGCGGCTGTTTTGAGACCTCCGAAGTCACCAGTCATGACAAGCCAACTGTAGAAAAATTTGATGTGATTCATTATGGGGTTCCTAATATTCCATCAAGATATCCACGAACATCATCGATATCCATCAGTAATATATTTACGCCATATTTATTAAAAATTGGTGAAGATGGTGGGCTGGAACATTCGCTTCGTTTTGACAAAGGGTTACGCAACGGTCTCTATATGTACCACGGCATTTTGACCAATAAATCTGTTGGAGACTGGTTTGGGCTTACCTATAATGATATTAATTTTCTTATTTTTTAA
- a CDS encoding AraC family transcriptional regulator, with the protein MRFTDPKSFLILIFLTVISFQYCVAQFTDEEISRLTYEEMYTIYRDEEKRYLSEIFPLHIAKAKKEKDTLQWASAYRYKSWDVENLEDALNNLDTATAIIKSYQSLQKDSLGIVMSQIYYSKGAAFHNYDLIESAAEAFIQSFHWAKKNNNIDQMIHAMYVLSYYKAAYGQESEAILLQKKALELVKRNKNKIVDYNEVYLEGLGYLGYGYLFAKKTDSSRFYIDKYLKLSTKLKWKPDLEDVIVLNAELDYYDGRLLKAKDTLTKYVRISDGTNKADRLYYLGMIEGELGKPDVKKKHFRTVDSIMKSIGYPLVDNINQIYQFLFKDAIDNNEHANEQIYFRRLVYYDSLLARTQERLRQITLEKLDLPYQEAEKQELNKAIASKEKLIFIFYVLSFLLVFGFFGYYLKYRNTKKRLELALKQPVELETGNFSKSFKEPTIDIDVGILQEILKNVDHWEKEKGFLDNTVNQQSLAKTLNTNSSYLSQVINVNKGHNFSSYLKDLRITYAINNLKSSPDVVKGKSMIQIAELYGFSSLAVFNKAFKAKVGVTPGVFLKQIAKVTPVL; encoded by the coding sequence ATGAGATTTACTGATCCCAAATCTTTCTTGATTTTAATTTTTCTTACGGTTATCTCATTTCAGTATTGTGTTGCTCAATTTACAGATGAAGAAATATCCCGGCTTACATATGAGGAAATGTATACCATCTACCGAGATGAGGAAAAAAGATATTTAAGTGAAATATTCCCTTTACATATTGCCAAAGCAAAAAAAGAAAAGGACACGCTTCAATGGGCATCTGCTTATCGATATAAATCTTGGGATGTAGAAAATTTAGAAGACGCATTAAACAATTTGGATACTGCAACTGCAATAATAAAAAGCTATCAATCATTGCAAAAGGATAGCCTTGGAATAGTCATGTCCCAGATTTATTATTCCAAAGGAGCAGCTTTTCATAATTATGATTTAATTGAATCAGCAGCTGAGGCGTTTATACAGAGTTTTCATTGGGCAAAAAAAAACAATAATATAGATCAAATGATTCATGCTATGTATGTTCTTTCGTACTACAAAGCTGCATATGGACAAGAAAGCGAAGCAATTCTACTTCAAAAAAAGGCATTAGAGTTGGTCAAGAGAAATAAAAATAAAATTGTAGACTACAATGAAGTATACTTAGAAGGTCTAGGCTATTTGGGTTATGGTTATCTATTTGCAAAGAAGACCGATTCGTCGCGATTTTACATTGACAAATATTTAAAGTTGTCAACTAAGCTAAAATGGAAACCCGACCTCGAGGATGTAATAGTATTGAATGCAGAATTGGATTATTATGATGGCCGTCTCTTAAAAGCGAAAGATACACTAACTAAGTATGTCAGAATCTCTGATGGTACAAATAAAGCGGATAGACTTTATTACTTAGGCATGATAGAGGGAGAACTTGGAAAACCAGATGTAAAGAAAAAGCATTTTAGAACAGTTGACAGTATTATGAAATCTATTGGTTACCCTCTAGTAGATAATATAAACCAGATATACCAATTCTTATTTAAAGATGCGATAGACAATAATGAACATGCTAATGAGCAAATATATTTTCGTAGGCTGGTCTATTATGATAGTCTTTTGGCGAGAACCCAAGAGCGTTTACGTCAGATTACTTTAGAAAAATTAGATTTACCCTACCAAGAGGCCGAAAAGCAGGAGTTGAACAAGGCAATAGCTTCTAAGGAAAAATTAATATTTATATTCTATGTACTAAGTTTCCTATTGGTTTTTGGGTTTTTTGGGTATTATCTAAAGTATAGAAATACAAAAAAAAGGCTCGAGCTTGCCTTGAAACAACCCGTAGAGCTGGAAACTGGAAATTTCTCAAAAAGTTTTAAGGAACCTACAATTGATATTGATGTGGGCATTCTACAAGAAATATTGAAAAACGTAGACCATTGGGAAAAAGAAAAAGGTTTTCTAGACAATACGGTCAACCAACAATCATTGGCAAAAACCTTAAATACGAACAGCTCCTATTTGTCCCAGGTAATAAACGTAAATAAGGGTCATAATTTTTCAAGCTATCTGAAAGACTTACGGATAACGTATGCTATCAACAATTTAAAGAGCAGCCCAGATGTTGTCAAGGGAAAATCCATGATCCAGATTGCGGAGCTATACGGGTTTAGCTCTTTGGCAGTTTTCAACAAAGCCTTTAAAGCTAAGGTTGGGGTAACACCAGGAGTTTTTTTAAAACAAATAGCTAAGGTTACTCCTGTTCTTTAA
- a CDS encoding AraC family transcriptional regulator: MRCFTLLVTITQFCTAQNVTDDTISQTTFAEIRSIWESEDGRYLNTYFNLHVAKAKKEQDTLELARAYRYIAWSLPMKEGIKSVDSAISIISGMKRLDKVDLDEFMTLAYYTKGAQFYENYYDEQATEAFIKSFHLAKKSNHKDLMIIVLSELANVKAEFGQESEAISLQKKTLAFLEKNKTKVADYQSLHLDNLHTMVRCYTYAKKVDSARLYLKEAIKIATENKDTDELQDLREISAEVDYYDNDILRAKDTLSKYIKNTNGTSKANKLFYLGQIEGRLGYLDLKKEYFQSFDSIMGTINYPLLDNANEVYRFLLKDAIDNNSHAEKRYFNRLVYYDSLLARTQERLREITLKKFDLPLQQEEESLMNNIISSKSKRIQVFYFICGALIVGLLGYYLKYRNTKKRLELALKQPVELETGNFSKSFKEPTIDIDAGILQEILKNLDHWEKEKGFLDNTVNQQSLAKTLNTNSSYLSQVINVNKGHNFSSYLKDLRITYAINNLKSSPNVVKGKSMIQIAELYGFSSLAVFNKAFKAKVGVTPGVFLKQLEKESFAQLD, encoded by the coding sequence TTGAGATGTTTCACTCTTCTGGTTACAATAACTCAATTCTGCACAGCACAAAATGTCACGGATGATACAATCTCACAAACTACCTTCGCCGAAATACGAAGCATCTGGGAATCTGAAGACGGAAGGTATTTAAACACCTATTTCAATCTTCATGTAGCCAAAGCAAAAAAGGAACAAGATACCTTAGAACTTGCACGTGCATATAGATATATAGCATGGAGCTTACCCATGAAAGAAGGTATAAAAAGTGTTGATTCTGCCATTTCAATTATATCAGGCATGAAAAGGTTAGATAAAGTTGACCTTGACGAATTTATGACTCTCGCATATTACACAAAAGGTGCTCAGTTTTATGAAAATTATTATGACGAACAAGCAACTGAAGCTTTTATTAAGAGTTTTCATTTAGCAAAAAAGTCTAATCATAAAGACTTAATGATTATTGTTTTATCCGAACTCGCAAATGTAAAAGCTGAATTTGGACAAGAAAGCGAAGCTATTTCGCTGCAAAAAAAAACTTTAGCCTTTCTTGAAAAAAATAAAACTAAAGTAGCAGATTATCAGAGTCTTCATTTGGACAACCTTCATACCATGGTTCGTTGTTACACGTATGCAAAAAAAGTTGATTCGGCTAGGTTATATTTAAAAGAAGCCATCAAAATAGCAACTGAAAATAAAGACACCGATGAACTTCAAGATTTACGAGAAATTTCGGCGGAAGTGGATTACTATGATAACGACATTTTAAGAGCAAAGGATACCCTATCAAAGTATATAAAAAACACCAATGGTACCTCTAAGGCCAACAAACTGTTTTATCTTGGTCAAATTGAGGGTCGACTTGGTTATTTAGATTTAAAAAAAGAATATTTTCAATCCTTTGACAGTATCATGGGAACAATAAACTACCCCCTGCTTGATAATGCCAATGAAGTATATCGATTCTTGTTAAAAGATGCCATTGATAATAATAGTCATGCAGAAAAAAGATACTTCAATAGGTTAGTTTATTATGATAGCCTTCTGGCAAGAACTCAAGAGCGGTTAAGGGAGATTACCCTGAAGAAATTTGATCTTCCCCTACAACAAGAGGAAGAGTCCCTGATGAACAATATCATTTCTTCCAAAAGTAAACGCATACAAGTATTTTACTTTATCTGCGGAGCACTGATTGTTGGACTATTGGGATACTACCTAAAGTATAGAAATACAAAAAAAAGGCTCGAGCTTGCCTTGAAACAACCCGTAGAGTTGGAAACTGGAAATTTCTCAAAAAGTTTTAAGGAACCTACAATTGATATTGATGCGGGCATTCTACAAGAAATATTGAAAAACTTAGACCATTGGGAAAAAGAAAAAGGTTTTCTAGACAATACGGTCAACCAACAATCATTGGCAAAAACCTTGAACACGAACAGCTCCTATTTGTCCCAGGTAATAAACGTAAATAAGGGACATAATTTTTCAAGCTATCTGAAAGACTTACGGATAACGTATGCTATCAACAATTTAAAGAGCAGCCCAAATGTTGTCAAGGGAAAATCCATGATCCAGATTGCGGAGCTATACGGGTTTAGCTCTTTGGCAGTTTTCAACAAAGCCTTTAAAGCTAAAGTTGGGGTAACACCAGGAGTTTTTTTAAAGCAACTAGAGAAAGAATCTTTTGCTCAATTAGATTAA